Part of the Lolium rigidum isolate FL_2022 chromosome 6, APGP_CSIRO_Lrig_0.1, whole genome shotgun sequence genome, TAGACTTCTGATGAGTCGTATATATCAGGACATTCAGGAGTTCTCAGTAGAGAATAGGATAAAGCGTCTAAGCTCCTACTTGCTCGGCCTGGGTCGTGTACTCTGCCTAGGGCCAAATCACATCTCTGGCTTCCTGCTGCCAGTTATGTTCACGGCCAGTGGTTTTTCGACCACAGCCACATGAAGACAAACGACATTTCACAAGCTCATTGCTGGTTTCATTTCAGGTTATCCTTGTGTAGGGCATGAAACAGCATAGCTGTTTTCTCATATATAGCACAGATGTGCCGATGCAGTTCTGTAGTTACAACAACTAGTGTCATAACGACATTGTATGGATAAATCATTGTACAATGAATATGAGACGACAACAGGACTACATAGCGACATGGTATCGATATTTTTCGATCTTTCTTCTTGGCGTGAAGATAAGGAGCTTCGAAGAGGATTATTCTACAAAAATTGCTCTACAGCACGAATCCTCTACCTGCAACTAACCACGGGAGTTGAATGTTAGTACATACTCTAGTCAAGCATTCAATCAATCAAATAGAAGAGTAGTAAGCCATGACTTACTCAATGCAAAGGAAGATCCTTGTGGGTGTACACAACTCCCTTGTCACCGTTCACTATTTGTCCACTCCCTCTTAGAATGCTATACATAAACCAACGCATACATATAAATACAGCAAAACAATGCATACATATCAAGTGAAGATACTAATAGATTCACTTGTTGTGTATGATAAATAATAAAGAAATGGCAAACATCTAGGCATAAACTGAAGAAACTACAAGGAAAATTGTGCACACAGAATGCATCCGCATATGAAAGAACTGCTATATATTGGAGTCAAGACAAGATGGATATAATTACAGAAAAAAAACTAAATGTCATAGAAACATACCATCGAGTAGTTAGAAGCCCATCAACACCAACAGGTCCACGTGCATGTATGCGCCCTGTACTTATGCCAACCTATTCAAGACATTTGAAAAGGTTCAAACATAGAACTGAATGGTTTTCCGAAAAAAGAAAGAGCAGAAACAGCTTGCACACAAAACGAACAGTAAAAAGACAATACCTCCGCACCAAGACCGAAGCGAGTCCCATCACAGAACCTTGTGCTAGCATTATGGAACACAGCAGCACTGTCACAGTTTAAACGAAATGTTATTTCAATTGTTAAATTGAGATTTATTCACAAATAAACAATAAATAAAGCTAGCATGACCATAATTTGCAACACAAAGTCAAATAAATACCTATCAACTTGTTGTAGAAACGTATCTGCTGACTTCTTATCGGTGGTGATAATACAATCTGTGTGTGCACTGAAACAAAAATATTTAAGACAGTCAAATGCAGTCCAATAAAAACAGTAAGTGGGGAATGTATGTTTAAAGGAACATGCATACCTTCCATAACGATTTATATGGTCAATTGCTGATTGTACATCATCAACAAATTCGAGGGTGCATGCCATTGAGCTATACTCGTGATGAAATGAATCAACCTTTGGCACTTTCAATGTGTCATGTGCAACAGGCCCACCATAAATAACAACTCCTGCAATATGACATCAATTAATAAATCAACTGAGGATGTCCATCAAATGTTCATTACCATGAACACGAGTTTTTTAATTGGTGGTATAATGGTATCTACTTACAGAGAAATTTGTACAGGTGAGTAAATTTGCTAGATTGTAAGCCAAAAAAATATATAATGACATTAATTTTAGTAATATTCAGAACGTGTGATGAAATATAATCTGCAAGATTGATTATTATTTTTTAACTCTCTCAGGAagcacaaaggtaatgacatactTGACATCAGGATGTTAGCTAATACCTTCGTTCGCAAGTTCCATCAATAAATCATCAAGACCCTCTGTCTTGTTCAGATCTTTATGAACAAGAAGTGTTTCCTGCACAGATGATGTAAATAATAATTTAGTTCATGTATTTAATAATTCATGTAAAACGGTGTATCAGATTTAAAATAAATTATTAACTTCAACACAGAATCAATGTTGTGTTACAGTGATATACACAACCTATTAAAAATATATTAGgatgaaaaaaattaaaatcatACAGAAATATGGAAAGAGGAGACGCACCATAGCATTACATGCTGCCGGATAATCAACCTTTGCATCCAATACGATACGCTTTGCCATATCCATGTCAGCCGATTTATCAATATAAACATGGCAGATACCATCTGTTCAAAAACGAAACTAAAGTTAAGTAATTCATACAATACTGAATTATAATTATATCATTCTAGTATGAAGTGGCAAGAGTTCAGTGATAAAAAAATGGCTTACCTGCATGACCAAGAACAGGAATCTTGGTTGCTGCTTTGATTTGAGAAACAAGCTTATTACTGCCTCTCGGAATAACAAGGTCAATCACATCATCAAGCTGCATAGCGTACATCACGTTTAGACATATTCATGTACTCATCGACCAAAGTACTGAATGACATGCTTACCTTTAGCAAATCAGCAATCTCGTCCTTGCTTTTTACAAGGCCAATCAGTTTCTTACCAACAGCATCTGGAATCACGCTAGTTATGACCTAATAAACAGCAACAAATTGATACATCAGAAGTGCAATTAAGCAAAAATACATTGCTGCAGTAGAAAGAGCACTATAATCTAACTAATGAAATTACATCATACCTTATGTAATATTGTGTTTGATCTCATAGCTTCTTTTCCTCCTTTCAGGAGAAGACCATTTCCACTTCGGATTGCTAGGGCCGCGATCTGTAAAATAATGTATTGATTGTAACTAATAGTTGAACTTGCAGCTAATTCTTATTATTTTGtttaccaccaaagatttttaccTGGACAAGGGCGTCAGGACGAGACTCAAAAATAATTAGGAGAACACCCAATGGGCAGTACATCTTCTCATAAACTAAATCCTTTGCAAGCTGCAAAACAAATCCTTATTTGGTTAAAAAATTAAACACATGAATTGCAAGAAATCATAATATTTTAATCTATGACATTTATCATAAGAAAGATCTTTCAAATCCAAGATATGATCCAGCCCTTTCACCTCTGTTTTTTTCACTGTATGGGAAATAGGGTCCTCCATGTCCGCAATTGCACGAATGGATCCCGCAAGGCTCGTTATCTATAAATAGTTAACATAATGTGAGGACAAATAATATGACCAAACGTAATCTAATATATGAATATATACTGTTGAGATAAAGAAGTATGTATTTGACCCACCCTTCCTGCCTTCAGGGTCATCCTAGAAACCAAAGATTTCTCGTAACCTGAATCTTGTGCCACAGCTAGATCTGCTTCATTCTCAGATATAATTAAGTCCTCATTTGCTTCCAGAGCATCAGCAATATCTAACAAAATCTTCTTACGCTCCTCTGAGGACAAGTTCTGTTCGGTCGCCACATGAAGCAGAATAAATCagcagtgaaagcaagaaagaaaCAAAGTATTCTAACTCGAGCCTTCCTTAGATATTTACGATTCCAAACAAATTGATGTATATTTTAGTATCCCTCGAATGCCTAATTGAATACCTGTAGATGCCGTGAGCAATCTTTCGCAGCAACTGCCATCTCACGCGTGGTCACTTCCTTGGAACAGTCCCAGATATTTGCTTCATTGTGGAAAAGTGTACCAATTTTCTCTCCTCGCATAACCTTAATAATGCTATCTACCACGAATCCACTTCATGGATGTAACAACAAAAGGTTAAAACCAGAAATAAATAATCTTACATGTAGACATAAACTCAATTTGATACAGTAGTATGCACAGGTCTACCATTGGCAGTTGCAGCTAAAATGCACCGCAAGCTTCTGAATATgtctaataaagttttgaatatcCAATTATAACATCGATAGTTTGGTGTGTAACATATGATTGCACAAATACAGTAGATCGCATGCAGTATGTTAATTAACCTAATGGGAATAAACTTTTTTGCTATGCATATGTATAAACTCATGCTATGACAGCAGGGGAAAATATCTAGTATCTATGCATATGGCTAAACTCATGCTATGATAAGCAGGGGGGAGAAGTTGTAGTCACCTGGCAATTACAGCAGGTACACCCTTTGATGCGGCACTAACAGCAGCAGCCACTTTAGCTTGCATTCCACCTCTTCCTACACGAGACTTCTCCCCAAAATTAATTAGCTTCCCGTGCTTGTCGTTAATGTACGTGTGGATAATCTTTGACTGAGGATCACTCGGTGGACCACTGAACAGCCCCTCCACATCACTAAGCATGATAAGAAGATCAGCATCCAGTTCTTTCGCCAACAGCGTTGCCAAACTGTCATTATCCCAGAATATACCAGATGAATCCTACACATGAAGTTAATTGTTATAACCAATAAATAGGAAATGCTAAAGACTGCTCAGTTATCCTTTGCCTGTTCTGGAAAATAATGAAGATAAGAGAGGTTGCTTGCAGAGGGAATTCTAAATGAAGGCCTAAAGTACAGACACGTTTCATTCACGCTGGGCATACAATTAAGCTCCCAGTGTAGAGATCACATTAGAAAGACACAAAAGTCTGAAGTGTGGCCATTTTGTTAAAAGAAAGCACACCTCATATGGCGCTTTCCTGGTACTGATAGCGTCGTTCTCGTTAAACACGGGTATCACTTTAAGATCTAGCAGAGAGACAACAGTCTCGCGAAGCTGGTGCCCGAAACTTGGGTCCCGGAAATCACGGTCCGTAACAAGAAGCTGAGATGACGTTACATCAAGCTGCAGAGGCAAAGTTCGATGTCAGAATCACGTAAACATCAAACAAGAAAAGCAGCGTATATTTATAGCAAGCCGCACCTGGCTAAACAGCGTGTCATAGATCGCCATTAGGCCGCTCTGGCCGACGGCGGCACAGGCCTTCCCGTCCAGGTCCAGCTGTGGGTTCTGCAGATCCGCGAAACTGCAGGCATGGAGAAGTGTCAGCAAAGGGTGCCATTACATCAAAGCAAGTAGTTAGAAACAGACTGTTGTGAGCTGAAGTTTGTGTAGGCAAACCTGCTGTTGATGAGCTTTCGGTACTTGAGCCTCTGCCTCCCGACGCCAACGGCGCCGGAGGTGACCAGGATCACCTCATACCCCTGAAAGTTGAGCTCCTTGACCTGAAATATTTCAGCATTTTTACCGGTTAGCAATTGTCAAAAAAATATACTGTATATATTTACCCAACAGGTGGTACTGTACTGCTATTAAGAAAAGCTTCCTTTGTTAAACTGTTAAAAGCACATGGCTTCGTCAGAGAAATCGAGTTACCTGCTCACAGAGAGCTCCGAGCCTGCCCATGGCCAGCCGGCCATTCTGCCCGGTGACAACAGCGGTGCCCACCTGTGGTACGAGATAGGCAGCGGTTAGATATTTAGACGGACCCGGTGAACAGAACGCCGATTTACCTGTGCAATTAACCTAAATAATTAATTATTTACTTCGCCGCTAAGCTACTTACTAAAATTTTAGTTTGCGATTTAGACTTGAGTCTTGTTCATAATAAGGTGTGGGGAGAATTGACTCAGGTGATTTTTACGCGACGCCGGGAGGCGGCGATTCGATTCAGAGGA contains:
- the LOC124665562 gene encoding delta-1-pyrroline-5-carboxylate synthase 2; this translates as MGRGGIGGAVAAADMENSDSTRCFVRDVKRIVIKVGTAVVTGQNGRLAMGRLGALCEQVKELNFQGYEVILVTSGAVGVGRQRLKYRKLINSSFADLQNPQLDLDGKACAAVGQSGLMAIYDTLFSQLDVTSSQLLVTDRDFRDPSFGHQLRETVVSLLDLKVIPVFNENDAISTRKAPYEDSSGIFWDNDSLATLLAKELDADLLIMLSDVEGLFSGPPSDPQSKIIHTYINDKHGKLINFGEKSRVGRGGMQAKVAAAVSAASKGVPAVIASGFVVDSIIKVMRGEKIGTLFHNEANIWDCSKEVTTREMAVAAKDCSRHLQNLSSEERKKILLDIADALEANEDLIISENEADLAVAQDSGYEKSLVSRMTLKAGRITSLAGSIRAIADMEDPISHTVKKTELAKDLVYEKMYCPLGVLLIIFESRPDALVQIAALAIRSGNGLLLKGGKEAMRSNTILHKVITSVIPDAVGKKLIGLVKSKDEIADLLKLDDVIDLVIPRGSNKLVSQIKAATKIPVLGHADGICHVYIDKSADMDMAKRIVLDAKVDYPAACNAMETLLVHKDLNKTEGLDDLLMELANEGVVIYGGPVAHDTLKVPKVDSFHHEYSSMACTLEFVDDVQSAIDHINRYGSAHTDCIITTDKKSADTFLQQVDSAAVFHNASTRFCDGTRFGLGAEVGISTGRIHARGPVGVDGLLTTRCILRGSGQIVNGDKGVVYTHKDLPLH